Proteins encoded together in one Meiothermus sp. QL-1 window:
- a CDS encoding diaminopimelate decarboxylase, whose product MEASLNPDFLQALHALLPDQPTPFYAYDWTRVVAQVARMRRAFPFARLFYALKANPRLGLLRRLRSLGLGAEAVSLGEVLRAYRAGFGPEEVVWNGPVKPVEALLALRERPPVVVLDSEGDLLRVARHLPKAQLLLRVNPDLPVHTHSHLATGRGESQFGVLPEAVPGLVRALRERGLGFLGLHLHLGSALERVEDFLQGYRVLERLLPQVGPVAVLDLGGGFGLGLDLKALSHPMQALARLYGAQVWLEPGRFLLAEAGVLVVRVVGTKETRRRYLLLDGGMTTLLRPALYGARHPVLPLYASQAEGEFDLAGPACEAGDVLARGVRLPIPQEGDALAILQAGAYGGSMALTYLDTPRPKELLWTGEGWEVLREGDLLENLWDGES is encoded by the coding sequence ATGGAGGCTTCCCTGAACCCCGATTTTTTACAGGCCCTGCACGCTCTCCTTCCGGACCAGCCCACCCCCTTTTACGCCTACGACTGGACCCGGGTGGTGGCCCAGGTGGCCCGCATGCGGCGGGCTTTCCCCTTTGCCCGCCTCTTCTATGCCCTGAAGGCCAACCCGCGTTTGGGCCTGCTTCGCCGCCTTCGGAGCTTGGGCTTGGGGGCGGAGGCGGTCTCCTTGGGGGAGGTTTTGCGGGCCTACCGGGCGGGGTTTGGGCCCGAGGAAGTGGTCTGGAATGGTCCGGTAAAACCCGTAGAGGCCCTTTTGGCCCTGCGGGAACGTCCGCCGGTGGTGGTCCTGGACTCCGAGGGGGACCTTTTGCGGGTGGCCCGCCACCTGCCCAAGGCCCAGCTCCTCCTGCGGGTGAACCCGGACCTGCCCGTCCACACCCACAGCCACCTGGCCACGGGCCGCGGGGAGAGCCAGTTTGGCGTCCTGCCTGAGGCGGTGCCGGGGCTTGTGCGGGCCTTGCGGGAGAGGGGGCTTGGGTTTTTGGGCCTTCACCTGCACCTGGGTTCGGCCTTGGAGAGGGTGGAGGACTTCCTCCAGGGGTATCGGGTACTGGAGAGGCTTTTACCCCAGGTGGGGCCGGTGGCGGTGCTGGACCTGGGGGGTGGGTTTGGCCTGGGGCTTGACCTAAAGGCCCTCTCCCACCCCATGCAGGCGCTTGCCCGCCTGTACGGCGCCCAGGTCTGGCTGGAGCCTGGCCGCTTCCTCCTGGCCGAGGCGGGGGTGCTGGTGGTCCGGGTGGTGGGCACCAAGGAAACACGGCGGCGGTACCTCCTCCTGGACGGGGGGATGACCACCCTGCTCCGCCCCGCCCTGTATGGGGCCCGCCACCCGGTCCTGCCCCTCTACGCTTCCCAAGCGGAAGGGGAGTTTGACCTGGCAGGCCCGGCCTGCGAGGCGGGGGACGTGCTGGCCCGGGGCGTGCGTCTTCCCATACCCCAGGAGGGGGATGCCCTGGCCATCCTCCAGGCTGGGGCCTACGGGGGGAGCATGGCCCTCACCTACCTGGACACCCCTAGGCCCAAGGAGCTCCTCTGGACGGGGGAGGGGTGGGAGGTGCTGCGGGAAGGGGATTTACTGGAAAACCTCTGGGACGGTGAAAGCTAG